In a single window of the Lates calcarifer isolate ASB-BC8 linkage group LG1, TLL_Latcal_v3, whole genome shotgun sequence genome:
- the cmss1 gene encoding LOW QUALITY PROTEIN: protein CMSS1 (The sequence of the model RefSeq protein was modified relative to this genomic sequence to represent the inferred CDS: deleted 1 base in 1 codon), whose protein sequence is MRLRQMRRQNKRNDRQKKQTRSQNQRRERSITEKTVKAKKKKKSEQTECIIPQKKETEDEKSTKAPKKRKKKKTITDVLATSEPKPGCPADLQNLITQHFSDKRSVIEQEELKLQDSCFLSSNDLTHSLSSYLKQVCPKWAKIQKQHTQKTSVVLLIVCSSALRTIELIKQLTTFKGEAKAVKLFAKHIKIEEQVKLLQKGVTHIGVGTPGRISALIEKEGLNLQALRYLVLDWNWRDQKLRRMVDIPEIKQDLMKLLENGILSGCKDDKVKIGLF, encoded by the exons ATGCGTCTGAGGCAGATGAGGAGGCAGAACAAGAGAAAcgacagacagaaaaaacaaacacgaAGTCAAAaccagagaagagaaagaagtataacagagaaaacagttaaagctaagaagaagaaaaagagtgagCAG ACTGAGTGTATAATTCCCCAAAAGAAAGAGACTGAGGATGAAAAGTCAACTAAAGCCCCAAAAAAGAGGAAG aagaagaagacaatTACAGATGTCTTGGCCACCTCAGAGCCAAAACCAGGCTGTCCAGCTGACCTGCAGAACCTGATCACACAGCACTTCTCAGACAAGCGCTCTGTGATCGAGCAGGAGGAGCTCAAATTGCAGG ACTCTTGTTTCCTGTCCAGTAATGACCTGACACACAGCCTCTCCTCTTATCTGAAACAGG TTTGTCCCAAGTGGGCAAAGATTCAAAAGCAGCATACACAAAAGACTTCAGTGGTTCTACTCATCGTCTGTAGCTCTGCTCTCCGAACCATTGAGCTCATAAA GCAGCTGACCACCTTCAAGGGTGAAGCCAAAGCAGTAAAGCTTTTTGCAAAACATATCAAG ATAGAAGAGCaggtgaagctgctgcagaaaggCGTCACTCACATCGGAGTGGGGACACCTGGCAGGATCAGTGCTCTTATCGAGAAAG AGGGTTTGAACTTGCAGGCACTGAGGTACCTGGTTCTGGACTGGAACTGGAGGGACCAGAAGCTCAGGAGGATGGTGGACATTCCTGAG ATCAAACAGGACTTAATGAAGCTGCTGGAGAATGGTATTCTGAGTGGCTGCAAAGAC GACAAAGTCAAAATCGGACTTTTTTAA
- the tmem30c gene encoding transmembrane protein 30C, whose product MGKEKAKSGSLARRPDNSAFKQQRLPAWSPMLTANTVLPFFYFMSLICMLLGVWLLLTVQSTQEIKVDYTHAGECNVCFEIRKNMSNAGESCICTVEFSIEKPFKGDVFFYYGLQNFHQNLRRYMDSRDDAQMVGWKENLKNPSIYCEPFKKDQNGLPIAPCGAVANSIFNDSFTLTYIDSSGTEHKVPLLRRGITWYTDKNVKFRNPKVDNLTLAQVFEGTTKPLYWQKPVYELDPHQATNNGFINDDLIVWMREAAFPNFKKLYGILYRANKPFTKGLPAGNYKIEISYNFPVQYFRGRKQVVLTTLTWFGGQNHFLPIAYLVTSSLILLIAVVLTVVWLKFGKNGKNMEE is encoded by the exons ATGGGCAAAGAGAAGGCCAAGTCTGGGTCCTTGGCTCGGAGGCCAGACAACTCAGCTTTCAAACAGCAGAGGCTACCTGCCTGGTCTCCCATGCTGACAGCTAACACTGTGCTGCCTTTCTTCTACTTTATGTCTTTGATATGTATGCTGCTGGGAGTGTGGCTGCTTCTTACGGTACAGAGCACACAGGAAATAAAG GTGGACTACACACACGCCGGGGAATGCAACGTATGTTTTGAAATTCGTAAAAATATGAGCAATGCAGGAGAGAGCTGCATCTGCACAGTGGAGTTTTCTATTGAGAAACCATTCAAG GGAGATGTCTTTTTCTATTACGGCCTCCAGAATTTTCATCAGAACCTCCGTAGGTACATGGACTCTAGAGATGATGCACAGATGGTTGGCTGGAAGGAAAACTTGAAG AACCCCAGTATATATTGCGAGCCATTTAAAAAAGACCAGAATGGACTCCCCATTGCCCCCTGTGGTGCTGTGGCCAACAGTATCTTCAACG ACTCCTTCACTCTGACCTATATTGACTCCAGTGGTACAGAACATAAGGTTCCTTTATTACGGCGAGGCATCACCTGGTacactgataaaaatgtcaagttCCGCAACCCGAAGGTGGACAACTTGACGTTGGCTCAAGTGTTTGAAG GCACAACAAAGCCGCTGTACTGGCAGAAACCAGTGTATGAGCTTGATCCCCACCAGGCGACCAACAACGGCTTCATCAATGATGACCTGATCGTATGGATGAGGGAGGCAGCCTTCCCCAACTTCAAGAAGCTCTATGGGATTTTATACCGAGCCAATAAGCCCTTCACTAAGGGGCTTCCAGCGGGGAACTACAAAATCGAGATATCCTACA ACTTCCCTGTGCAGTACTTCCGAGGCAGGAAGCAAGTGGTGCTGACCACGCTGACCTGGTTTGGAGGTCAGAACCATTTCCTGCCCATTGCTTACCTCGTAACCAGCAGCCTGATCCTACTGATCGCTGTCGTTCTCACGGTGGTGTGGTTGAAGTTTGGAAAGAATGGAAAGAACATGGAGGAATGA
- the dcbld2 gene encoding discoidin, CUB and LCCL domain-containing protein 2 isoform X2: MCERVYVWSSYLHGESVANHWTVKRGVKKKKTTKKIRVSSGGTRSREVELVDFFFVFVFFNFPRYRLKRCSRSRSEQYAFGLQAAMGRAVMVGRGPTGAGVLVLSILIILTTESCRAQKGDGCGPSVLGPSSGTLSSLGYPGTYPNNTVCEWEISVPRGNRVHFRFAELDIENSDCQVNYLRLYNGVGPTRSEIVKYCGLGLKVKELIESTGNQVTVQFMSGTHHTGRGFYLSYSTTEHADLITCLDKGTDFPEAEFSKYCPAGCLTSTEEISGTIPNGYRESSPLCVAAVHAGVVSNAVGGRISVVSSKGIPHYEGTLANNVTSTGGTLSNSLFTFKTNGCYGTLGLESGGVADTQLSASSVWEWNNVHGQHSEWVPSGARLKKAGLPWAPSQSDQHQWLQVDLKREKRITGITTTGSTLREYQYYVSAYRVQYSNDGEQWYIYREANSTQDKIFQGNINYLHEVRNNFIPPIEARFLRVNPTLWHQRIALKLELLGCQNPAARRRTVPGPRMTPPRHTPPPAGTKRPPHFGQTTHTPDIRNTTMPPHNSKGVALAAVLVPVLVMVLTALILTVVCALHWKNRKKSSEGTYDLPHWDRTEYAQPLVSGVTTLGARSTFKPDEGPDPGYSDPDLYDAPISPDVYHAYAEPLPASGSEYATPIVVDMGCHPSGGSSLSQPTAVCSFMGAGPTSLLTRTDSGQSGRSAYDTPKNATGQVTPSEDLTYQVPQSCTQKPPGQS; encoded by the exons atgtgtgagcgtgtgtatgtgtggagcAGTTACCTCCATGGTGAGAGTGTCGCTAACCACTGGACTGTGAAAcgaggagtaaaaaaaaaaaaaacaacaaaaaaaataaggGTGTCCTCCGGAGGAACTCGCTCTAGAGAAGTCGAATTAgtagatttcttttttgtttttgttttttttaattttcctcgGTACAGGTTGAAGCGGTGCAGCCGGTCCAGAAGCGAGCAGTATGCATTCGGACTGCAGGCTGCTATGGGCAGAGCGGTAATGGTGGGCAGGGGACCGACAGGGGCCGGGGTTCTCGTCCTGTCGATTCTCATCATTCTCACCACGGAAAGCTGTCGAGCGCAGAAAG GTGATGGCTGTGGCCCCAGTGTGCTCGGCCCCAGCAGTGGGACTCTGTCCTCTCTGGGTTACCCGGGGACATACCCCAACAACACGGTGTGTGAGTGGGAGATCAGCGTGCCCCGCGGCAACAGGGTCCACTTTCGCTTTGCTGAGCTGGACATAGAAAACAGCGACTGCCAGGTCAACTACCTCCGCCTCTACAACGGCGTTGGACCCACGAGGAGTGAGATTG TGAAGTACTGCGGTTTGGGTCTGAAGGTTAAAGAGCTCATCGAGTCCACTGGCAACCAGGTCACTGTCCAGTTCATGAGTGGGACCCACCACACTGGACGTGGATTCTACCTATCCTACTCCACCACTGAACACGCAG ATCTAATCACCTGTCTAGACAAAGGGACTGATTTCCCAGAGGCAGAGTTCAG CAAATACTGTCCAGCAGGCTGTTTGACATCTACTGAGGAGATTTCTGGAACTATACCAAATGGATACAGAGAG tcctctcctctgtgcgTGGCAGCCGTCCATGCAGGTGTGGTGTCCAACGCCGTGGGAGGGAGAATCAGCGTGGTCAGCAGCAAAGGCATTCCTCATTATGAGGGCACACTGGCTAACAATGTCACTTCCACTGG AGGAACTTTGTCAAACAGCCTCTTTACGTTCAAGACCAATG GCTGCTACGGGACGCTGGGATTAGAGTCCGGCGGCGTTGCAGACACTCAGCTCTCTGCTTCGTCTGTGTGGGAGTGGAACAACGTCCACGGTCAGCACAGCGAGTGGGTGCCATCAGGAGCACGCCTTAAAAAGGCGGGGCTGCCCTGGGCACCCTCTCAGAGTGACCAGCATCAGTGGCTGCAGGTCGATCtcaagagggagaagaggatcACAG GCATCACCACCACAGGCTCTACCCTGAGAGAGTATCAGTACTATGTTTCAGCATACCGGGTCCAGTACAGTAATGATGGCGAGCAGTGGTACATCTACAGGGAAGCAAATTCTACACAAGACAAG ATTTTCCAAGGAAATATCAACTACCTGCATGAGGTGAGGAATAACTTCATCCCTCCAATCGAGGCCCGGTTTCTGAGGGTTAATCCCACGTTATGGCACCAGAGAATTGCGCTCAAGTTGGAGCTGCTTGGCTGCCAAAATCCTGCAG CGAGGCGGAGAACGGTGCCGGGCCCGAGGATGACACCCCCGCGTCATACTCCACCTCCTGCGGGTACAAAACGCCCACCTCATTTTGGCCAAACCACACACACCCCAGACATAAGAAACACCACTATGCCTCCCCACAACAGCAAAG GTGTGGCGCTAGCAGCAGTTCTGGTTCCTGTGTTGGTCATGGTTCTGACTGCTCTCATTTTGACTGTGGTTTGCGCTCTGCACTGGAAGAACAG GAAAAAGAGCTCAGAGGGAACATATGACCTTCCTCACTGGGATCGCACAG AATATGCTCAGCCACTGGTGAGTGGTGTTACAACATTAGGTGCACGTTCGACCTTTAAACCAGACGAGGGGCCTGACCCAGGATACTCAGATCCAGACCTGTACGACGCCCCCATCTCACCCGACGTGTATCACGCCTACGCAGAACCCCTGCCAGCTTCAGGATCTGAATATGCCACACCCATTGTGGTTGATATGGGTTGCCACCCATCAGGGGGCTCCTCTTTGAGCCAGCCCACCGCTGTGTGTAGTTTCATGGGCGCCGGGCCCACCTCCCTGCTCACCCGGACAGACAGTGGCCAGTCGGGGAGGTCGGCTTATGATACACCGAAGAACGCCACTGGACAGGTCACGCCCAGTGAGGATCTGACTTATCAGGTACCTCAGAGCTGCACTCAGAAGCCACCAGGACAGAGCTGA
- the dcbld2 gene encoding discoidin, CUB and LCCL domain-containing protein 2 isoform X1 yields the protein MCERVYVWSSYLHGESVANHWTVKRGVKKKKTTKKIRVSSGGTRSREVELVDFFFVFVFFNFPRYRLKRCSRSRSEQYAFGLQAAMGRAVMVGRGPTGAGVLVLSILIILTTESCRAQKGDGCGPSVLGPSSGTLSSLGYPGTYPNNTVCEWEISVPRGNRVHFRFAELDIENSDCQVNYLRLYNGVGPTRSEIVKYCGLGLKVKELIESTGNQVTVQFMSGTHHTGRGFYLSYSTTEHADLITCLDKGTDFPEAEFSKYCPAGCLTSTEEISGTIPNGYRESSPLCVAAVHAGVVSNAVGGRISVVSSKGIPHYEGTLANNVTSTGGTLSNSLFTFKTNGCYGTLGLESGGVADTQLSASSVWEWNNVHGQHSEWVPSGARLKKAGLPWAPSQSDQHQWLQVDLKREKRITGITTTGSTLREYQYYVSAYRVQYSNDGEQWYIYREANSTQDKIFQGNINYLHEVRNNFIPPIEARFLRVNPTLWHQRIALKLELLGCQNPAARRRTVPGPRMTPPRHTPPPAGTKRPPHFGQTTHTPDIRNTTMPPHNSKGVALAAVLVPVLVMVLTALILTVVCALHWKNRKKSSEGTYDLPHWDRTDWWKSMKQLLPSKMVETEESVRYSSSEVGRLTGRGAVPRLHAEPAEYAQPLVSGVTTLGARSTFKPDEGPDPGYSDPDLYDAPISPDVYHAYAEPLPASGSEYATPIVVDMGCHPSGGSSLSQPTAVCSFMGAGPTSLLTRTDSGQSGRSAYDTPKNATGQVTPSEDLTYQVPQSCTQKPPGQS from the exons atgtgtgagcgtgtgtatgtgtggagcAGTTACCTCCATGGTGAGAGTGTCGCTAACCACTGGACTGTGAAAcgaggagtaaaaaaaaaaaaaacaacaaaaaaaataaggGTGTCCTCCGGAGGAACTCGCTCTAGAGAAGTCGAATTAgtagatttcttttttgtttttgttttttttaattttcctcgGTACAGGTTGAAGCGGTGCAGCCGGTCCAGAAGCGAGCAGTATGCATTCGGACTGCAGGCTGCTATGGGCAGAGCGGTAATGGTGGGCAGGGGACCGACAGGGGCCGGGGTTCTCGTCCTGTCGATTCTCATCATTCTCACCACGGAAAGCTGTCGAGCGCAGAAAG GTGATGGCTGTGGCCCCAGTGTGCTCGGCCCCAGCAGTGGGACTCTGTCCTCTCTGGGTTACCCGGGGACATACCCCAACAACACGGTGTGTGAGTGGGAGATCAGCGTGCCCCGCGGCAACAGGGTCCACTTTCGCTTTGCTGAGCTGGACATAGAAAACAGCGACTGCCAGGTCAACTACCTCCGCCTCTACAACGGCGTTGGACCCACGAGGAGTGAGATTG TGAAGTACTGCGGTTTGGGTCTGAAGGTTAAAGAGCTCATCGAGTCCACTGGCAACCAGGTCACTGTCCAGTTCATGAGTGGGACCCACCACACTGGACGTGGATTCTACCTATCCTACTCCACCACTGAACACGCAG ATCTAATCACCTGTCTAGACAAAGGGACTGATTTCCCAGAGGCAGAGTTCAG CAAATACTGTCCAGCAGGCTGTTTGACATCTACTGAGGAGATTTCTGGAACTATACCAAATGGATACAGAGAG tcctctcctctgtgcgTGGCAGCCGTCCATGCAGGTGTGGTGTCCAACGCCGTGGGAGGGAGAATCAGCGTGGTCAGCAGCAAAGGCATTCCTCATTATGAGGGCACACTGGCTAACAATGTCACTTCCACTGG AGGAACTTTGTCAAACAGCCTCTTTACGTTCAAGACCAATG GCTGCTACGGGACGCTGGGATTAGAGTCCGGCGGCGTTGCAGACACTCAGCTCTCTGCTTCGTCTGTGTGGGAGTGGAACAACGTCCACGGTCAGCACAGCGAGTGGGTGCCATCAGGAGCACGCCTTAAAAAGGCGGGGCTGCCCTGGGCACCCTCTCAGAGTGACCAGCATCAGTGGCTGCAGGTCGATCtcaagagggagaagaggatcACAG GCATCACCACCACAGGCTCTACCCTGAGAGAGTATCAGTACTATGTTTCAGCATACCGGGTCCAGTACAGTAATGATGGCGAGCAGTGGTACATCTACAGGGAAGCAAATTCTACACAAGACAAG ATTTTCCAAGGAAATATCAACTACCTGCATGAGGTGAGGAATAACTTCATCCCTCCAATCGAGGCCCGGTTTCTGAGGGTTAATCCCACGTTATGGCACCAGAGAATTGCGCTCAAGTTGGAGCTGCTTGGCTGCCAAAATCCTGCAG CGAGGCGGAGAACGGTGCCGGGCCCGAGGATGACACCCCCGCGTCATACTCCACCTCCTGCGGGTACAAAACGCCCACCTCATTTTGGCCAAACCACACACACCCCAGACATAAGAAACACCACTATGCCTCCCCACAACAGCAAAG GTGTGGCGCTAGCAGCAGTTCTGGTTCCTGTGTTGGTCATGGTTCTGACTGCTCTCATTTTGACTGTGGTTTGCGCTCTGCACTGGAAGAACAG GAAAAAGAGCTCAGAGGGAACATATGACCTTCCTCACTGGGATCGCACAG ACTGGTGGAAGAGCATGAAGCAGCTGCTGCCATCCAAGATGGTGGAGACTGAGGAGTCAGTTCggtacagcagcagtgaggtgGGCCGGCTAACAGGGAGAGGTGCTGTACCACGGCTACATGCTGAACCTGCAG AATATGCTCAGCCACTGGTGAGTGGTGTTACAACATTAGGTGCACGTTCGACCTTTAAACCAGACGAGGGGCCTGACCCAGGATACTCAGATCCAGACCTGTACGACGCCCCCATCTCACCCGACGTGTATCACGCCTACGCAGAACCCCTGCCAGCTTCAGGATCTGAATATGCCACACCCATTGTGGTTGATATGGGTTGCCACCCATCAGGGGGCTCCTCTTTGAGCCAGCCCACCGCTGTGTGTAGTTTCATGGGCGCCGGGCCCACCTCCCTGCTCACCCGGACAGACAGTGGCCAGTCGGGGAGGTCGGCTTATGATACACCGAAGAACGCCACTGGACAGGTCACGCCCAGTGAGGATCTGACTTATCAGGTACCTCAGAGCTGCACTCAGAAGCCACCAGGACAGAGCTGA